The Paenibacillus sp. FSL H7-0357 nucleotide sequence GAGATACTTCGCCTTCGGATACTGCTCACTGACAAGGACGGCCATTTTGACGAAATGCTCCAGCCCTTTCTCCTTGTTGATGAAGGAGGAAATATATCCGATCAGCGGTTCATCCGGAGACACCTTGAGCTCACTCCGCCGTTCCCCCCGGAGCTTGCTCCAGGCTTCCATCATCAAATCTTTATCATTCCAGGACGGCGGGAGCTGAGTTACCTTGCCTTCACGGATATCCGCCGGGAAACAGGCCGCAGCCGTATGCGAAATTGCCAGAATTTCATCGCTGTTCCTGTGGATCAGGTCTACACTGATCGGGGTGAACTCATTGTCCGTAATCGTCTCGGAAATCTTCCAGACCACCGGGATGCCAAGCGACTTCGCCGCCATTGCCGGCAAAGCATGCACACAAGTGCTGGAGATAATAAATGCCGGACGCAGACCAGCCAGCCAGTCTGTCATTTCTTGATATTCCCGGCTTTCCTGAAATTTGCGGATATCCGCTTCCAGTCCGGCATAAGGAGTGTACATTCCGTAGACGAGAGGAATCGACAGCAACTCCACATTCAGGCCGAAGCTGCGGGCCTGGCGCGTCAGCTTGCCGTCCTGGGGCGCTACGAGAATACAGTTAAAGTATGGAGACAGCTCCCGGCCGAAGAACAGCAGCAGCTTCTCCGCACCCGTAATACTGCGCGTATTGGAAACATGGGAAAAGAGGACGATTGTAGCTTTGTCGGCCATGGTGTTTCGGCGCTCCTTGGCAAGAGGCCTCGAGCGACCATTCACCTCCCTAAAAGTTTTACGAAGCATTAGCTACGGGACAGTTCTTCATGTAAAACTCGCTTCGAAAGCACTGAGTCACTTGGAGAAGTGCACTTTGCAGGCAAACGCCAAGGTCAGGTTACTTCACCAGTATATTGAGGGGGCACAGATGCCGGCACGACACCTGTCCCCTGATATACGCACATTTCCTGGTATTTTGTCCCCTTATCGGTTAGCCATAGATTACGTTCAACAGCTGATTCAGGCGTTTCGTGTAGGTGTGATCCTTCAGGGTCCGTTCAAAAGCGCGCAAGGCCATTTCCCGGCGCTCTTCTTCATGGGTCAGGTAATAGTGGACTTTTTCCATCAATTCCAGCGGGCTGGAGAAGGTGTCGATTTCTTCTCCGATCTTATAGAAGGAGCCCATATCATCTCTGGCATCACTCAGCTGCAGAGTGCCGCTGGCCGCGATCTCGAAGGTGCGCGGGTTAGGCGAAGCCGCGGGAATAACCAGCGCATTGTTGTTGGCATCCTCGTCCACATGGGAACGGTGAAGGTTAATGACAATTTTGGAGCCGCTGTACGTGGTGGCTGTCTCCTGCGGCGACATCCACTTTCCGACTTCAATGCGCTCTCCATAGAGCGGAGCTTCAGGCAGACGATCCCACCAGATGCCGTTGATCACAGTGTTATAGCTCATCAGCTCCGGCATAATATTGCGGAAGAACTCAATCCGGTTCCAGTAAGCGGAGCCGATGAAGCTGATATCCCGGCATACCTGAGAACGCCCTGTCGTCGGACGATAGTGCTCCCTGTGGGCGGCAAAGGGCAGGTAATGTACTTCTGTGCAGCCGAGGCCACGGTAGATTTCCACGCAATTGCGCTCCAGGGTGAACACGTAGTCGTAATGCGTCACAATTTTCATGGTGAAATCGGTATAATACGGATCATCGGTCAGCCAGATCGCCGTCTTGATGCCTCTGCTCCGCAGGACGGAGAGTTGCTCCAGCGGCAAATCAAGGCCGTCCAGCACCAGCATCAGATCGGGGCACTGCGCCGTGGCGAGCTCAATAAGATCCTGGCGCACATCGGTAACCGTGACCTTTACGGTTAATTTCTGCAAGGCGTAAAGAACCGCATCGTCCAGCGGCGAATACGGATAGCCTTTACCCGAGGCTACGTACATGACATGAATATTGCGGACCGGAAGCAGCTGTTCCGGACGGCCGTCCAGAATGGCGAGTCTTCCCCGCAGATAGCCCTCGTCATATCCTACCTTGAAGCCGGTCAACCGTCCGCGCAGCTTTTCTTCCTCCGCAGGCGTCCGCGGCATAGGCG carries:
- a CDS encoding CgeB family protein, with the protein product MKTEFIMPAPPMPRTPAEEEKLRGRLTGFKVGYDEGYLRGRLAILDGRPEQLLPVRNIHVMYVASGKGYPYSPLDDAVLYALQKLTVKVTVTDVRQDLIELATAQCPDLMLVLDGLDLPLEQLSVLRSRGIKTAIWLTDDPYYTDFTMKIVTHYDYVFTLERNCVEIYRGLGCTEVHYLPFAAHREHYRPTTGRSQVCRDISFIGSAYWNRIEFFRNIMPELMSYNTVINGIWWDRLPEAPLYGERIEVGKWMSPQETATTYSGSKIVINLHRSHVDEDANNNALVIPAASPNPRTFEIAASGTLQLSDARDDMGSFYKIGEEIDTFSSPLELMEKVHYYLTHEEERREMALRAFERTLKDHTYTKRLNQLLNVIYG